GTCCCCGCTGGGCCGCGGGGGTGAGACGCGAGGCCGGCCAGGATAAACAAGAGGCCCCAGCGCCGGCAGCGCGGTGGCTCGGCCGGCGCACACCGCAGAGCGCTGCAATAACAGCCCGGGGGCCGCCGCCGTCAAAGGGCCCTTCTTCTGCACGGCGCCCGTCGAGGCTGGAAGGggtgggagagggggggggcggAGAGCGGGGCTGGCGTCCTGCAGGCTCGGGGGGGCGGTGGCcgggccctgccctgcccttcccgggccgccccccgccccccgccccgaggCGCGCAGAGGGCGCACGGCGCGCCCCGGACGCCCCCTCGGGGCTGCGGCCGCGCACGTGGACggagcgcgcgcgcgcgccgctggccacgcccccttccCCCGAAACCACGCCCCCCTCGCCCATCTCCCGCCACCTCGCCCCACTCTGTCCCCGCCCCCCCCGAGGCTCTCCGCCAATGGGAGGCGCCCCCGCGCTCGGCTCCGCCAATCAGATGGCGAGGACGGCGTCCCCCGTCCCCATGGAGACCGAGGGGGGGAGCGCgggagaggagcccccgggCCCGGCCATGGAGCGCGGAGCGCGGCGGGGGACGGAGACCCCCAGAGGGTGggcaccggggggcaccggggggtgcaccgggggggcactggggagggggcccaggggtgctggggaggcaccaggggggtgttttggggggttCCCGGCGGGGTGCTGGTGACCCCGCCTGGTGCTGGGGTCACCCAAAGGGCAGGGGTCACcaggggggcactgggggtcGTGACCCCGCTGTCTGTCCCCGCACGCAGGGTGGCTCTGACCGGCTGTGTGCCCCCAAAGCATGGGGGGGACCCCCGGGATGAGCCCCCCCCGTGCACCGTGAGGATGCGGGGGGACgtgctgctgcccgtggggggcTCGTGCCGGGGGGACGCGGCTGGGGAGCCCCccggggtggtggtggtggacgGCGGTGAGGAGCCGGGCGCAGacgaggagcagcaggaggagcaggaggccgCAGCCGAGGAGGTCCCAAAGGTGCTGGCTGTGGCCACGGAGCCCCCCGAGGTGCCGGCCCCGATGGCCGTGCAGGTCGTGCCCCGCGGGAGCTGCTTGATCCACAACTGGCAGGAGGAGGtaaccccacagcccccctgctcctcaaATCGGTGCAGGGCACAGCATGTGCTTAGGGACCCCTTGGGGGGTCAATGCAcctggggggctcggggaggggtCGGTGCCATCCAGGGGAAGTGCTGGAGCCACGCCGTGTCCCCAGAGAGCCACCAACGACCTGGACCAGGTGCCGGTGCCGGAGATGGGCAGCGAGGGCTTCGTCCACCGGCACGGCCACCGCGGGCTGCTGACCCTCCAGCCACCAGCCCAgccgccccccagcagcaccaccaagCAGGCCTTTCGCCCGCCCCACAGCGTCCCGATGCTGGCGAGAGGTGGGACCGGGGGTCCCCatcccaaaataaaataacgGGGGGAGCGAGGTGCCGAGGGGCTCAGCCCGGTGCTGAGGGTGCCGGCTCCCTGCAGGGCAGCGGGAGGCCATGCTGGAGCTGATGCTCTACCAGAAGTACAGGTGAGACTGCCCCTCCCCGGCCCCAAGGGTGGTCCCCGTgcttggggaccccaaaatcgggcagctgggggggtggtcccacaggcaggagctgctggaggagatgtCCCCACCCCGTGCGCCCATGGAGAGCCTCTCCACCACGCACCGGGATTTCCAGGCAGGGGGCTTCCAGCCCACGCCGCCGCCCACCACCCAGGTACCCACCCCACACCTCGCACCCCACCAGGGATCCCTGAGGATgccgcccccccctcaccggcTGACACAGGGGCTCCCCTTTTCCACCGCAGCCCCACGACTACCGCacggagcagccctgcagcttctGGCTGGAGCAAGCCCGCAGCGTGCCCGtgagcacccccagcccacccTGCCCGTGGGGACAGCACCCCCTGCTCACGGGGGTCCCCGCGTCCCTCTCCTCCAGGGCGTCACCTGCATCCGCACCGGGGACAGCCCCTTTCGGAGGAACGCTGCCTTCTCCACCCCCATCACCGAGTacctggagcagcccctgccccacgTCGCCGAAAGCTACGGGGTGCGGCCGAGCAAGCAATAAAGAGCAGGCGGtgtccctgccctggcaccCAAGGGTGTCCCTGCGACCCTGCGCACCTTGGCTGTcccctgtggggcaggggaCCCCGATAACCACCccctgctggcagccagcaccacccCCAAACGCGGCACATCCCCGGGGATGCGTCCTCTCCCTGTGCCCGCGGTGGGTGACAcgcgtccccgtccccgtccccatccagCCCCAAGCTCGGAGCCCCCAAAAGCAGACAGCGGCGCTGGGGGCAGGTTGTATTTCAACAAAATAGTCTGCGCGGACGCCTATATTTACACCTGGGGAGGGGGTATTTACAGGAGCCGGGGGGGGAGGGCTATGTacaggggaagaggaggggggCACAGGTGGGAGCAGCAGGGTCTGAGCCTGCCCCGCTCCCTTTGCCCCCCCCGGGGAGGGGGTGAGAGGGGCGCAAGGAGGGGCTGAGTACTGAAAAGAGAAGGCAAAGTGCCCTGCGGGGCAGCCAGGCCCCAGGGGGCGGCTCAGAGCCCGCCGAGCCGAGGGGTTTcggggaggtgggaagggggaTCAGGACCCCGAGAggctttggggaggggggtgttGGGGGTTGAGGCCGGTCCCCCCGCTCCGTGGGGCAGCGGGAGGCTCGGGAAGGCTTTGCTGGTGCtgatgggggggggacaggcgGTGCCGTGGCCGCTGTGCCCCGCACGCCCCAAACCTGCTCCGGTGCTCCccgggggcacgggggggctgggggctgcgccGGGCTCAGACGACTTTGGGGTCTTTCCTCTCGCCCAGCAGCCAGTAGGTCCGCATCTTCCCCTTGCCCTGGGGGTGGAGGGCGGTGGTCAGACCCCCCCACGGACCCCAGCCCGTGGAAAGGGGGGGGTGTAGGGGGGGGCCTTGGGGAAGGGATTCACCTTCATCTCCACGTCCCCGCGCAGCTCCAGCTCGAAGCAGCCGAACTCATCCAGGACTTCTTTGGTGGTGGAGGAGACGTGGATCTTCAGGGCTGGGGGCGCAAGGAGAGGTGTGGGGGGGACACAATAAGGATGTGGAGCAGGACGGGACCCGCAGTGCCCATCCCCGTCCCTGTGGCTCACCCTGCCCGTTGGACTCCATGCGGGACGCCGTGTTCACCGTGTCCCCAAAGAGGCAGTACCGCGGCATCTTCAGCCCCACCACTCCTGCACACAcggggcctggggagggagagggggacaggggacaggggacaggctcaggccgggacgggacggggacacaggaggagggggaggacaCGCAGGCTGCATCCCCCAGGCTCACCGGTGTGGATGCCGATGCGCAGGCGCAGCTGGTCGTTGGGCCGGTGGCGGATCTTGAAGGTTTTGACGGCCTCCAGCAGGGCCAGCGCCATGCGGACGATCTCGTGGGCGTGCAGCTTGCCGTTGCGCACCGGCAGCCCCGACACCACCATGTAGGCGTCCCCGATGGTCTCCACCTGCACGGCACCGGGGACGTTGGGTGGGCTTGGCTCGGCTCGGCCCCCGTCCtcgccctcccccccccccttccccgtcCCCCTCACCTTGTACACGTCGAAGTTGTCGATGATGGCATCGAAGCACGTGTAGAGGTCGTTGAGCAGCGTCACAACCTGCAAGGAGCAGGGGCTGgcgctggtggtggtggtgatggggggacacacacacacgaagccccctgcccacccccgtCCCCGCTCCCCACCTGCATGGGGGTGCTCTCGGCCGACAGCGCGGTGAAGCCCACGATGTCGCTGAAGTAGATGGTGACGCTGTCAAACGCCTCGGCTCGCACCGTCTCGCCATGCTTCAGCTGCTCTGCCACGGAGCTGCCAGGGGAAAAAGGGGGCggtgggtgccggggggccACCACCACGATGGGTGCCCctctccccaaaatcccacagCCCATCCTCCCCTTGCCAACAGCGGCACAGGGAGCCGGTGGGCACCACGACCCTACAACGGGCACCACAACCCCACAACGAGCACCACGACCCCACAATGGGCACCCTGGCCCCATTTCGCCCCCGCTCACTGGGGCAGGATCTGGTACAGCAGGTTCTCCGCCTTGCGCTTCTCCTCCAGGTAGGCTTGCGTGCGCTCCTCCACCAGCTTCTCCAGGTTGTTGGCGTACTGCTCCATGCGCGACAGCAGGTTGTCCAGGATGCTggtgctgccctccctgcaggGACACGGACACAGGCGGTGTGGACACGCACACCGTGGGACCCCCCCTTCCCAGCCCGCCCCAGGCCTCTGCCAGCACCCACTTGTTGAATCTGCGGATGAAGATCTTGATCTGCCCGAAATCGGGGCGCTCAGCCGGTTCCTGCGCCCAGCAGCGCTCCATCAGCACCGCCAGCTCCTCGCTGTGCACCCCGATGTCGATGGAGGGGCGGAAGAACGGCTTCTGGCTGTTGCGCACCTTCTGCACGATCTCTGCCCGAGGAGAGGGGACTGATGAGCACGAATCCCttccccaaaacccaccccacCCTGTAACCCAGCCCCTCACACCTTTGGGGCTCAGGTCCATGCCCTCGATGTAGAAGGGCCCGTTGCGCAGGGCGATCTCCTGCACGATGATGCCGAAGCTGTAGACGTCAGCTTTCTGCATGCCCTGCGGGGGCAGACGAcccttctgcagcagctccggggccgtccacagcttctctggtgGGACACGGCCACGGGATGGTGAGGCAGGGCCACCCCGTGCCCTCCTGCCACCCGCGTCCCCCTCCCCTGTGGTGTGCGCTCACTGGCGTAGAGCGCGTGCGTGTCCTCGCCGTCGCAGGGCGAGCGGAAGCTGGCGAGCCCGTAGTCGGTGATCTTCAGCACGAAGCGGCTGTCCACCACGCAGTTGGAGGACTTGAGGCTGCCGTGGTGCCCGATGATGCTGTTGTGCAGGAAGACCATTCCCTGGGggcggacagacagacagacagacggacggaTGGACACGGTGAGGTTGGCACCCCCCTCCCCGTTGACCCTGCACCCCGTGCGCACAGCTCGGGTACCTTGACGATGTCGTTGATGAGCGAGTAGCGAAACATCCAGTCCAGGTTGATGCTCTCGTTCTCCAGGATGTCCTGGGGGAGGCAGCACGCCGAGCGCGGGGACGGTGGCACCGGCACCACCCTCACAGggtccccatggccaccccatccccaaaattggagcctcccccccccttcccccatcTCGCCCCAACGCCCTGTGTCCGCCCCCCTACCTGCAGGCTGCCCCGCGGGCAGTACTCGGTGACGATGCAGATGTTGGGGGGGTCGATGCACGCCCCGATGAAGCGCGTCAGGTGGTTGAACTGGATGTCCCTCATCTGGGAGGGGGGGAACAGGCAATGTCTGGATGTGGGGTACCCCTGGACGCGGTGCTGCTCCCCATTGTGCCACGCACCATGGCCACAAAACCACAGGGATCCCTCTCTATCCCCCCACTGGGGGTGCCCCCAGTggtgccccagccccaccacccccaggagGGAACCCCATGCCCCCCCATCAGGGTGCCCACCCAAAACCTACGTGTTTCAGCTCAAAGAGCACCTGGCGCGTCAGCTCGATGCGCTTCTTGTTGACGTGCTTGATGGCCACCACGTTGCCCTGGGGGTAAGGAGAGAGAGAGCTTAGCACCCGCCAGGAGGATTTGGGGAGAGGAGCGAGGTGCCAGCATCACACCAGGGGTGTGACCGAGGGGGGATCGGGTGGTGGTGGCGCTCGGACTGACCTTGAAATGCCCGGTGTTGGCGAAGATCTGGTACTTGCCGTGGGTGGTCATCAGGGAGCCGTAGCTGGAGCCGCGCTGCGGGGAGGGAGGGTTAGGGATGGGGACCCCAAGGAGGGGTGGCAAGGGATGAATTGTGGTGTGTAGGGCCAGCACCAGGTCTGCACGCCCCGTACCAGGGGCTATAGGATGAGGTACGGGGCACGGATAGGGGATGGAAGAGTGCAGCTGATGGGTGCAACATGGCTGTGGTTTTGTAGGGGACGGAGGGCCATGCAGGGGCAGGacgggggggacagggacaggacaggGGCAGTGTCCTGGGGGCTCTCACCAGGGACAAGGTGAGCCGGCTGCCCGCGCCCTTGTGGTAGCGCTCGGCGCTCCCGAAGTGCAGCTCGTCCCAGCGGATCCTCCACAGCATGCTGGccagctccttctccagcaTCAGCTTCctggggtggggttggggggggggacacacaacACGCACAGGGGGTCAGGctcctgccccccagcacccaggcacggctcccccagccccgacCCACCTGAAGATGAGGAAGCTGGAGATGCCGAACATGACGAAGGTGAGGCCGGTGCCCAAAGCCACGATGGCCAGCGTGGAGAGGGGGGCTGCAGTGAAATGTGGGGGGGGTACACTGTTAGCACGCCActcgaggggcccaaaaccccCCAGGGAAGGACGCTGGGCACTCGGAGACCCCATGGATgccagcaccggggggggggcatgcaCCCACTTTTATCGCAGGAGGGGTCATCCACGTCGAAGACGCAGGGCGGGTTGTCCAAGGGGGGGGCCCCCTTCACCCAGCGGATGGGACGGCCCAGCCAGCGGATCTGCTTCTCCGCGCCCGAGTAGTGTCCCACCACCTGGGCAGACAGACCTGAGCCTGGAAcaccccctcagcccctccccacctcccccaggacccccccgtGTGCCGCCCCCCACCTCGTACTGCCCGCTCTCGGGGTCGCCCATGGCCCACAGGTTGAAGTCGGTGTCCCGGTCGTTGTTGCCGTCCATGCTCACCAGCCCCGTCACCCCTGCGGGGACAAGAGGGACCCTGGtgggtgggatggggacggCGGGACCCGAGCCCCCAAGACCCATTGCCaactccctcccccctccccaaaaaagcTACCCTGGAACTTGCGGTCCCGCATCTTCTCGATGAGGTGGGTGGCGTTCTTCTTGGAGCCGCCCTCCCGCAGGGTCTCGTTCAGCACCATGGCGTACAGCAGCACCCCGTCGTAGAAGCACCCCGCCACCAGGTTCATCTGCCAGGAGGGACCTCAGCACGGCACGCacccccccccgcggccccacagccctgcactGGGACCCTGCACGCCTCCATATCCCCATAATCCCATATAGGGGCCATGGAAACCACTGCAATCCCATAACCATGCGCCAGGGCCATGCACACCTCCCTAGCCCCATAACCCCAAACCACAGGGCAATGCACACCTCtgcaaccccataaccccaaacCGGGGCCATGCACATCCCTGAAAATCCACAACCCCACAGCAGGGCCATGCACACACCCTGCCGGGACGGCACCAcacagccaccccacagcccccccaggggaCGGTGCCCCCGGCACGCAGCGGGAGACGCTCACCAGGGAGTAGTTGAGCTGCACCCCGAATTTCTGCTTGGCTCGCAGGATGAGCTGCGTTTGGAAGTGCTGGTACTCGGGGTTCTGGGGCTCGTAGTAGGTGATCACCAGCACGGTCTGCAGGACGGCACAGCGCCCCGTGTCACGCAGCGGGGCCACATTGGGcacgtccccgtccccgtccc
This region of Anas platyrhynchos isolate ZD024472 breed Pekin duck chromosome Z, IASCAAS_PekinDuck_T2T, whole genome shotgun sequence genomic DNA includes:
- the SPAG8 gene encoding sperm-associated antigen 8 gives rise to the protein MGGAPALGSANQMARTASPVPMETEGGSAGEEPPGPAMERGARRGTETPRGVALTGCVPPKHGGDPRDEPPPCTVRMRGDVLLPVGGSCRGDAAGEPPGVVVVDGGEEPGADEEQQEEQEAAAEEVPKVLAVATEPPEVPAPMAVQVVPRGSCLIHNWQEERATNDLDQVPVPEMGSEGFVHRHGHRGLLTLQPPAQPPPSSTTKQAFRPPHSVPMLARGQREAMLELMLYQKYRQELLEEMSPPRAPMESLSTTHRDFQAGGFQPTPPPTTQPHDYRTEQPCSFWLEQARSVPGVTCIRTGDSPFRRNAAFSTPITEYLEQPLPHVAESYGVRPSKQ
- the NPR2 gene encoding atrial natriuretic peptide receptor 2 — protein: MAPGLPLVLAALLAAAGGGGHRGTPAAVAVAAPPDGAVANLTVAVVLPERNVSYAWAWPRVEPALSLALEALQRGEPPLLPRPFSVRVEFMSSELGGACSEYVAPLKAVDLKLYHDPDVLFGPGCVYPAASVGRFASHWRLPLITAGAVAVGFSEKREHYRTTVRTGPSAPKLGAFVSHLHAHFNWSSRAALLYVDHKTDDRPYYFTIEGVFQELQDGSNLTVRHHIYSPDEGGADTAIHFIKASGRVVYLCGPPEMLRRIMQLAQRENLTNGDYVFFYVDVFGESLRGDSARDAFKPWQQGPGQDSGLREAFQTVLVITYYEPQNPEYQHFQTQLILRAKQKFGVQLNYSLMNLVAGCFYDGVLLYAMVLNETLREGGSKKNATHLIEKMRDRKFQGVTGLVSMDGNNDRDTDFNLWAMGDPESGQYEVVGHYSGAEKQIRWLGRPIRWVKGAPPLDNPPCVFDVDDPSCDKTPLSTLAIVALGTGLTFVMFGISSFLIFRKLMLEKELASMLWRIRWDELHFGSAERYHKGAGSRLTLSLRGSSYGSLMTTHGKYQIFANTGHFKGNVVAIKHVNKKRIELTRQVLFELKHMRDIQFNHLTRFIGACIDPPNICIVTEYCPRGSLQDILENESINLDWMFRYSLINDIVKGMVFLHNSIIGHHGSLKSSNCVVDSRFVLKITDYGLASFRSPCDGEDTHALYAKKLWTAPELLQKGRLPPQGMQKADVYSFGIIVQEIALRNGPFYIEGMDLSPKEIVQKVRNSQKPFFRPSIDIGVHSEELAVLMERCWAQEPAERPDFGQIKIFIRRFNKEGSTSILDNLLSRMEQYANNLEKLVEERTQAYLEEKRKAENLLYQILPHSVAEQLKHGETVRAEAFDSVTIYFSDIVGFTALSAESTPMQVVTLLNDLYTCFDAIIDNFDVYKVETIGDAYMVVSGLPVRNGKLHAHEIVRMALALLEAVKTFKIRHRPNDQLRLRIGIHTGPVCAGVVGLKMPRYCLFGDTVNTASRMESNGQALKIHVSSTTKEVLDEFGCFELELRGDVEMKGKGKMRTYWLLGERKDPKVV